One window from the genome of Deinococcus arcticus encodes:
- a CDS encoding NAD(P)/FAD-dependent oxidoreductase — protein sequence MGASGILAGMTDLHADVVVIGAGPAGLHAAFYAAWRGLQVRLLDARGEPGGQLSALYPDKRVYDVPGLPAVPAAEVVAGLVRQLDGLKVQLHLHTLAQGLERTGEGWQVQTQTPEGQRTFTAPAVILAPGLGALLPREARVAGEHADVHTDLPEPGSLRGRRVLVVGGVPQATRAALELAEAGAQVTLTHRRAGFRGRPAELAALAAAQAAGTLAVLAPAALTHLSPGAAHLTVNGEPQTLPADTVLVLNGYLPDLSPALGWPLDWQGEYVPDGPGGATALPGVFVAGDVAQSGGDFKLISVGLAQAAVAANHAVHHVRPDLKVRPGHSSEKRLS from the coding sequence ATGGGGGCCTCTGGCATACTCGCGGGCATGACGGACCTGCACGCAGATGTGGTGGTGATCGGGGCCGGGCCGGCGGGCCTGCACGCGGCGTTCTACGCGGCGTGGCGCGGCCTGCAGGTGCGCCTGCTGGACGCCCGGGGCGAACCCGGCGGCCAGCTGAGCGCCCTGTACCCCGACAAGCGTGTGTACGACGTGCCCGGCCTGCCGGCGGTCCCCGCCGCCGAGGTGGTGGCGGGGCTGGTGCGGCAGCTGGACGGGCTGAAGGTCCAGCTGCACCTGCACACGCTGGCCCAGGGGCTGGAACGAACCGGAGAAGGCTGGCAGGTGCAGACCCAGACCCCGGAAGGCCAGCGGACTTTCACGGCCCCGGCGGTGATTCTGGCGCCCGGCCTGGGCGCGCTGCTCCCACGTGAGGCGCGCGTGGCAGGCGAACACGCCGACGTGCACACCGACCTGCCCGAACCCGGAAGCCTGCGCGGCCGCCGCGTGCTGGTGGTGGGCGGCGTGCCCCAGGCCACCCGCGCCGCACTGGAACTGGCGGAGGCCGGGGCCCAGGTCACCCTGACCCACCGCCGCGCCGGCTTCCGGGGCCGCCCCGCCGAACTGGCGGCCCTGGCGGCGGCCCAGGCCGCCGGCACCCTGGCCGTGCTGGCCCCCGCTGCCCTGACCCACCTGAGCCCGGGCGCCGCCCACCTGACGGTGAATGGCGAGCCCCAGACCCTGCCAGCCGACACCGTGCTGGTGCTCAACGGCTACCTGCCTGACCTCTCCCCCGCCCTGGGCTGGCCGCTGGACTGGCAGGGCGAGTACGTGCCGGATGGCCCAGGCGGCGCCACCGCGCTGCCGGGCGTGTTTGTGGCCGGGGACGTGGCGCAGTCGGGGGGCGACTTCAAACTGATCTCCGTGGGGCTGGCGCAGGCGGCGGTGGCGGCCAACCACGCCGTCCACCATGTGCGCCCAGACCTGAAGGTACGCCCCGGCCACAGCAGCGAAAAGCGGCTGTCGTAG
- a CDS encoding roadblock/LC7 domain-containing protein: protein MLDHLSQLVKDVDGAWAAAIAGLDGLLIEGHSTTDTDLSLLVAEHAGLFRVARSAYDTTLGGGQTRELYVRGERLAVYLHPIKTDYFLLLAIDGRSNLGQARLYGRDAARKLEATL, encoded by the coding sequence ATGCTCGATCACCTCTCCCAACTTGTTAAAGACGTGGACGGCGCGTGGGCTGCGGCCATCGCCGGGCTGGACGGCCTGCTGATTGAAGGCCACAGCACCACCGATACCGATCTGAGCCTTCTGGTCGCGGAGCACGCGGGGCTGTTCCGGGTGGCCCGGTCCGCCTATGACACGACGCTGGGCGGCGGCCAGACGCGCGAGCTGTACGTGCGGGGCGAGCGGCTGGCGGTGTACCTGCACCCCATCAAGACCGATTATTTCCTGCTGCTGGCCATTGACGGCCGCAGCAACTTGGGGCAGGCGCGGCTGTATGGCCGCGACGCCGCCCGCAAACTGGAGGCCACGCTGTGA
- the gyrA gene encoding DNA gyrase subunit A, which produces MTGIYPVDITSEVKTNFINYAMNVIVDRALPDVRDGLKPVQRRIMYAMMLEGLYANQKHAKSASVVGEVMKKYHPHGDSSIYDAMVRLGQWWNMRYPMVHPQGNFGSIDGDPPAAMRYTEARMTKVAEEVLADLEKKTVDLKPNYDETTVEPSVLPSAVPNLLINGASGIAVGMATNIPPHNLTEICNGLLALIENPNLGLDDMMAHVQGPDFPTGGRISKAGIREAYATGHGGLKVRGKARIDEKNGRTQIIISEIPYQVNKTNLIQTISAMYKAGKIPDIAALRDESDRKDPVRIVIDLKRGAIPTLVLNQLYKYTQLQGTFTIINLSIVNGEPRVLPLIDTMQYFLAHRRDVVTRRTQYDLDKAQERAHILEGLLRALDHIDEVISLIRASNTGAEARDALMARFGLTEVQSQAILDMRLQRLVGLEREKLQGEYDELQKTIAFLQSILGDEKLLWREIKKEIRHVRDSYGDERRSTITLLEEDISKEDLIAVEDMVITMTKAGYLKRTKLDAYRAQSRGGRGASGGKLREEDVNTRVFVGSTHDYLLFFTDAGRVFHEKIYDLPEAGRDAKGTHIRNLLPSLREDENIASVLSVKGFDEAGCFIFATKNGIVKKTMITDYGNITSAGLIAINLQPGDGLIGVGIVQDGDHVVLATRNGKAMRFESSEVRDTGRATQGVIGIRLRDGEDDAVVSMALVPGSDVDSELLAVSECGLGKRTPVADYPAKGRGGMGVITLDVTDKTGKLVTLARVGGNEELMVLTEKGTVIRTRVEEVRVTGRNAQGVKVINIADKDSVISAFPIRREDEL; this is translated from the coding sequence ATGACTGGAATCTATCCTGTTGACATCACCAGCGAAGTCAAGACCAACTTCATCAACTACGCCATGAACGTGATTGTGGACCGCGCGCTGCCCGACGTGCGCGACGGTCTGAAGCCGGTGCAGCGCCGCATCATGTACGCGATGATGCTTGAAGGGCTGTACGCCAACCAGAAGCATGCCAAGAGCGCTTCGGTGGTGGGCGAGGTCATGAAGAAGTACCACCCGCACGGCGACAGCAGCATCTATGACGCCATGGTGCGTCTGGGCCAGTGGTGGAACATGCGCTACCCGATGGTTCACCCGCAGGGCAACTTCGGGTCCATTGACGGCGACCCACCCGCCGCCATGCGCTACACCGAGGCGCGCATGACCAAGGTGGCCGAGGAAGTCCTGGCCGACCTGGAAAAGAAAACGGTGGACCTCAAGCCCAACTACGACGAGACCACCGTGGAGCCCTCGGTGCTGCCCAGCGCGGTGCCCAACCTGCTGATCAACGGGGCCTCTGGGATTGCTGTGGGCATGGCAACCAACATTCCGCCGCACAACCTCACGGAAATCTGCAACGGCCTGCTGGCGCTGATCGAGAACCCGAACCTGGGCCTGGACGACATGATGGCGCATGTGCAGGGCCCGGACTTCCCCACGGGCGGTCGCATCTCCAAGGCGGGCATCCGCGAAGCCTACGCCACCGGCCACGGCGGCCTGAAGGTGCGCGGCAAGGCCCGCATTGACGAGAAGAACGGCCGCACCCAGATCATCATCTCCGAGATTCCGTACCAGGTGAACAAGACCAACCTGATTCAGACCATCAGCGCCATGTACAAGGCGGGCAAGATTCCGGATATTGCCGCCCTGCGTGACGAATCGGACCGCAAGGACCCCGTGCGCATTGTGATTGACCTCAAGCGCGGCGCGATTCCCACGCTGGTGCTGAACCAGCTGTACAAGTACACCCAGCTGCAGGGCACCTTCACGATCATCAACCTCAGCATCGTGAACGGCGAGCCGCGCGTGCTGCCGCTCATTGACACCATGCAGTATTTCCTGGCGCACCGCCGCGACGTGGTGACCCGGCGTACCCAGTACGACCTGGACAAGGCGCAGGAACGCGCCCACATCCTCGAAGGGCTGCTCAGGGCGCTGGACCACATTGACGAGGTCATCAGCCTGATCCGCGCCAGTAACACCGGCGCCGAGGCGCGCGACGCCCTGATGGCCCGCTTTGGCCTGACCGAGGTGCAGTCGCAGGCGATTCTGGACATGCGCCTGCAGCGTCTGGTGGGCCTGGAGCGCGAGAAGCTGCAGGGCGAGTACGACGAACTGCAAAAGACGATTGCCTTCCTGCAGTCCATCCTGGGCGACGAGAAGCTGCTGTGGCGCGAGATCAAGAAAGAGATCCGCCACGTGCGCGACAGCTATGGTGACGAGCGGCGCTCGACCATCACGCTGCTGGAAGAGGACATCAGCAAGGAAGACCTGATTGCCGTGGAAGACATGGTGATTACCATGACCAAGGCCGGCTACCTCAAGCGCACCAAGCTGGACGCCTACCGTGCCCAGAGCCGGGGCGGGCGCGGCGCATCGGGCGGCAAGCTGCGCGAGGAAGACGTGAACACCCGCGTGTTCGTGGGCTCCACGCACGACTACCTGCTGTTCTTCACCGACGCCGGGCGCGTGTTCCACGAGAAGATCTACGATCTGCCCGAAGCCGGGCGCGACGCCAAGGGCACGCACATCCGCAACCTGCTGCCCAGTCTGCGCGAGGACGAGAACATCGCCTCCGTGCTGAGCGTGAAGGGCTTTGACGAGGCGGGCTGCTTTATCTTCGCCACCAAGAACGGCATCGTGAAAAAGACGATGATCACCGATTACGGCAACATCACGTCGGCGGGCCTGATTGCGATTAACCTGCAACCCGGCGACGGGCTGATTGGCGTGGGCATCGTGCAGGATGGTGACCATGTGGTGCTGGCCACCCGCAACGGCAAGGCCATGCGCTTCGAGTCCAGCGAGGTGCGCGACACCGGCCGCGCCACCCAGGGCGTGATTGGCATTCGCCTGCGCGACGGAGAGGACGACGCCGTGGTGAGCATGGCCCTGGTGCCCGGCAGCGACGTGGACAGCGAGCTGCTGGCCGTGAGCGAGTGCGGCCTGGGCAAGCGCACCCCGGTGGCCGACTACCCGGCCAAGGGACGCGGCGGCATGGGCGTCATCACCCTGGACGTGACCGACAAGACCGGCAAACTGGTGACCCTGGCGCGTGTGGGCGGCAACGAGGAACTGATGGTGCTGACCGAGAAAGGCACCGTGATCCGCACGCGCGTGGAAGAGGTGCGCGTGACCGGCCGCAACGCCCAGGGCGTGAAGGTGATCAACATTGCCGACAAGGACAGTGTCATCAGCGCCTTCCCGATTCGCCGCGAGGACGAGCTGTAA
- a CDS encoding AAC(3) family N-acetyltransferase → MLNLLRRSAVTPAELDEGLAALGLDGSQHVIVHASLKAFGTLDGGAPAVVDALAARSATVVAPAFTYNTLLSRPTSVTHARFSRTSRVSRDIGRVPQELVDRPEAQRSFHPTLSFIALGQEAGRITQAQTLQSPYQPIGALYDLDGYALLMGVDFGSNTSVHYGEHLAGMPLLTRYVPLGGQVVPTAFPNCSADFDQLAPEVHLGLRSAQVGGATLRLYRVRRLVDATVRLLAQDPESLLCSYRSCRCQEVRALVRQQGLTPRRHVGLVG, encoded by the coding sequence GTGCTGAACCTGCTGCGCCGATCTGCTGTCACCCCTGCCGAGCTGGACGAGGGGCTGGCGGCGCTGGGGCTGGACGGCTCGCAGCATGTGATCGTGCATGCCAGCCTCAAAGCCTTTGGCACCTTAGACGGCGGCGCGCCTGCGGTGGTGGACGCCCTGGCCGCCCGCAGCGCCACCGTGGTGGCCCCGGCGTTTACCTACAACACGCTGCTGTCGCGCCCCACATCGGTCACGCACGCGCGCTTCAGCCGCACCTCGCGCGTCAGCCGGGACATTGGCCGCGTACCACAGGAACTCGTGGACCGCCCCGAGGCGCAGCGTTCGTTTCATCCCACCCTCAGCTTCATTGCGCTGGGGCAGGAAGCCGGGCGGATTACCCAGGCCCAGACCCTGCAAAGTCCGTACCAGCCCATTGGCGCCCTGTACGACCTGGACGGCTACGCCCTGCTGATGGGCGTGGACTTTGGCAGCAACACCAGCGTGCATTACGGCGAACATCTGGCCGGAATGCCGCTGCTGACCCGCTACGTGCCGCTGGGGGGGCAGGTGGTGCCCACCGCCTTTCCCAACTGCTCGGCGGATTTTGACCAGCTGGCGCCAGAAGTGCACCTGGGCCTGCGCAGCGCCCAGGTGGGGGGCGCCACCCTGCGGCTGTACCGGGTGCGGCGACTGGTGGACGCCACCGTGCGCCTGCTGGCGCAGGACCCGGAAAGCCTGCTGTGCTCCTACCGTTCATGCCGCTGCCAGGAGGTGCGCGCGCTGGTGCGCCAGCAGGGCCTGACCCCGCGCCGCCACGTGGGCCTGGTGGGCTGA
- a CDS encoding helix-turn-helix domain-containing protein, translated as MTTTNTRTFVDTVTYRPGAVILYPGKSDMLYRVSTGLVRVHTMDDDGNGLTLRYVKPGEYFGEEALAGVNRAYFAEAVTDSAIDVINPALMSAEDNLVVTTHLVRTLERAYESIYRLVGKRLRARIAGELLELKDTALATQLDSGETMIYATHDELAAAVGSVRETVTKVVGELSREGVISAGYGKITLKDEAALGQIAAA; from the coding sequence ATGACGACTACCAATACCCGCACGTTTGTGGACACCGTGACCTACCGCCCCGGCGCCGTGATTCTGTACCCCGGCAAAAGCGACATGCTCTACCGCGTTTCCACCGGTCTGGTACGCGTGCACACCATGGACGACGACGGCAACGGCCTGACGCTGCGCTATGTCAAGCCCGGCGAATACTTCGGGGAAGAAGCCCTGGCCGGCGTGAACCGCGCCTACTTCGCAGAGGCCGTGACCGACAGCGCCATTGACGTGATCAACCCCGCTCTGATGAGCGCCGAGGACAACCTCGTGGTGACCACGCACCTCGTGCGTACGCTGGAGCGCGCCTACGAGAGCATCTACCGCTTGGTGGGCAAGCGCCTGCGCGCCCGCATTGCCGGTGAACTGCTGGAACTCAAGGACACCGCGCTGGCCACCCAGCTTGACAGCGGCGAGACCATGATCTACGCCACGCACGACGAACTGGCCGCCGCCGTGGGCAGCGTGCGCGAGACCGTCACCAAGGTCGTGGGCGAGCTGAGCCGCGAGGGCGTGATCAGCGCCGGCTACGGCAAGATCACCCTGAAGGACGAAGCGGCCCTGGGGCAGATCGCCGCGGCCTGA
- a CDS encoding glutamine synthetase III family protein → MNHDFDVISAARNWRTDASASATPHDIVTGVYASDVLTLEGLKTRLSKPTFKSLQATLERGATLDPTIADTVALAMKTWAMEKGATHYTHWFHPLTGSTAEKHDSFVSPDGDGAAIAAFSGKELIQAEPDASSFPSGGLRATFEARGYTAWDASSPAFIMRHANGATLCIPTAFASWTGEALDHKTPLLRSVEALNKAVTPALKLFGASEGTRVSSTLGAEQEYFLIAEEYFYRRPDLVMTGRTLFGAQPPRGQELEDHYFGAIPDRVLSFMTDAETQLYALGIPVKTRHNEVAPGQFEIAPIFEDSNIAADHQQLTMQVLRNTARKYGLVALLHEKPFAGVNGSGKHCNWSMATNKGENLLEPGDTPHENLQFLFFTSAVIKAVDDHQDLLRISVASASNDHRLGANEAPPAILSIFLGSELTEIFDRLESGQGGRGSEAGLLGLGTNVLPPLPRHAGDRNRTSPFAFTGNKFEFRAAGSSQSISFPITVLNTIVADAVSELAAELEAKLGAGEDLNAAVADIVKATYTKHKRIVFNGDGYSEEWHQEAEHGRGLLNLRTTLDAVEHLTDGKNGALFAKFGVLSDRELAARQEIMYDIYFKTVNIEGETTEYMARTMMLPAAVKYLGELHAAGGSRAVKALAGELEAATDALYDATQALSEHNAALGGDEVHEKAHHMRDHVLPAMQQVRVAADRLEKLVAEAHWPLPTYRQMLFVK, encoded by the coding sequence ATGAACCATGACTTCGATGTGATCTCGGCGGCTCGCAACTGGCGCACCGACGCCTCGGCCAGCGCCACCCCCCATGACATCGTGACGGGCGTGTATGCCAGCGACGTGCTGACGCTGGAGGGCCTGAAGACGCGCCTGAGCAAGCCCACCTTCAAGAGCCTGCAGGCCACCCTGGAGCGCGGCGCCACCCTGGACCCCACCATTGCCGACACCGTGGCGCTGGCCATGAAGACCTGGGCCATGGAAAAGGGCGCTACCCACTACACCCACTGGTTTCACCCGCTCACCGGCTCCACGGCGGAAAAGCACGACTCCTTTGTCTCGCCGGACGGCGACGGCGCGGCGATTGCGGCTTTTAGCGGCAAGGAACTGATTCAGGCCGAGCCCGACGCCAGCTCCTTTCCCTCGGGCGGCCTGCGCGCCACCTTCGAGGCGCGCGGCTACACGGCCTGGGACGCCTCGTCACCAGCGTTCATCATGCGCCACGCCAACGGCGCGACCCTGTGCATTCCCACGGCCTTTGCCTCGTGGACCGGCGAGGCGCTGGACCACAAGACGCCGCTGCTGCGCTCGGTGGAGGCCCTGAACAAAGCCGTGACGCCCGCCCTGAAGCTGTTTGGCGCCAGCGAGGGCACCCGCGTGAGCAGCACCCTGGGCGCCGAGCAGGAATACTTCCTGATTGCCGAGGAATACTTCTACCGCCGCCCCGACCTCGTGATGACCGGGCGCACCCTGTTCGGGGCCCAGCCCCCGCGCGGCCAGGAACTGGAAGACCACTACTTCGGCGCCATTCCCGACCGCGTGCTGAGCTTCATGACCGACGCCGAAACCCAGCTGTACGCCCTGGGCATTCCGGTCAAGACCCGCCACAACGAGGTGGCGCCGGGGCAATTTGAGATCGCCCCCATTTTCGAGGACAGCAACATTGCCGCCGACCACCAGCAGCTCACCATGCAGGTGCTGCGCAACACCGCGCGCAAGTACGGCCTCGTGGCGCTGCTGCACGAGAAGCCCTTTGCGGGCGTGAACGGTTCGGGTAAGCACTGCAACTGGAGCATGGCCACCAACAAGGGCGAGAACCTGCTGGAGCCCGGCGACACCCCCCACGAGAACCTGCAGTTCCTGTTCTTCACCTCGGCGGTCATCAAGGCGGTGGACGACCACCAGGACCTGCTGCGCATCAGCGTGGCCAGCGCCAGCAACGACCACCGCCTGGGGGCCAACGAGGCGCCGCCGGCCATTCTGTCCATCTTCCTGGGCAGCGAACTGACCGAGATCTTTGACCGCCTGGAATCCGGTCAGGGTGGGCGCGGCAGCGAGGCCGGGCTGCTGGGCCTGGGCACCAACGTGCTGCCGCCGCTGCCCCGCCACGCCGGGGACCGCAACCGCACCAGCCCCTTTGCCTTTACCGGCAACAAGTTCGAGTTCCGCGCGGCGGGCAGCAGCCAGAGCATCTCCTTTCCCATCACGGTGCTGAACACCATCGTGGCCGACGCCGTGAGCGAACTGGCAGCTGAACTGGAAGCGAAGCTGGGCGCTGGTGAGGACCTGAACGCGGCCGTGGCCGACATCGTGAAGGCCACCTACACCAAGCACAAGCGCATCGTCTTTAACGGCGACGGCTACAGCGAGGAGTGGCACCAGGAAGCCGAGCATGGGCGCGGCCTGCTGAACCTGCGCACCACCCTGGACGCCGTGGAGCACCTGACCGACGGGAAGAACGGTGCGCTGTTCGCCAAATTTGGCGTGCTGAGCGACCGCGAACTGGCCGCGCGCCAGGAAATCATGTACGACATCTACTTCAAGACGGTGAACATTGAGGGTGAAACCACCGAGTACATGGCCCGCACCATGATGCTGCCCGCCGCCGTGAAGTACCTGGGCGAGCTGCACGCCGCCGGGGGCAGCCGCGCGGTCAAGGCGCTGGCCGGTGAACTGGAAGCGGCCACCGACGCCCTGTACGACGCCACCCAGGCCCTGAGCGAGCACAACGCGGCCCTGGGCGGCGACGAGGTGCACGAAAAGGCCCACCACATGCGCGACCACGTGCTGCCCGCCATGCAGCAGGTCCGCGTGGCCGCCGACCGCCTGGAAAAACTGGTGGCCGAGGCCCACTGGCCCCTGCCCACCTACCGCCAGATGCTGTTTGTGAAGTAA
- a CDS encoding FAD-dependent oxidoreductase has product MNATYTEDRPLRVAVIGSGPSGVYAAEALLKQTALPVQVDVYDRLPTPYGLVRYGVAPDHLTIKSVTRGFEKTLSDPRVRFFGNVEFGADLTYEEARAHYDALLYAVGASSDRRLGIPGEDLAGSMSATEFVAWYNGHPDAAAREMVLHACGVAVVGVGNVALDVSRILAKTPQELHDSDIAGHALDALAHSHVRDIWILGRRGPAQAAFTTKELREFGELSDAEPVVNPAEIALTEAEEAAITDNTKKKNVEVLRDFAAREAEGKPRRVHLRFLVSPVEILDDGQGRVGGLKVERNRLDEQGNAVGTGEYEVLPVQMVLRSVGYRGVALRGVPFDERRGVIPNADGRVDGRPGEYTAGWIKRGPSGVVGTNRKDATDTVAGLLADAQSGALPPAAQPGRVAVEALLAGKGVHVYSFEDWQALDAHELAQGKAQGRPRAKVVHRDHMLGIRKG; this is encoded by the coding sequence GTGAACGCGACCTACACCGAAGACCGCCCGCTGCGCGTGGCCGTGATTGGCAGTGGCCCCAGCGGCGTATACGCTGCCGAGGCGCTGCTGAAACAGACCGCCCTGCCTGTGCAGGTGGATGTCTACGACCGCCTGCCCACCCCCTACGGCCTCGTGCGCTACGGGGTGGCGCCCGACCACCTGACCATCAAAAGTGTGACCCGGGGCTTTGAAAAGACCCTCTCGGACCCGCGCGTGCGCTTTTTTGGCAACGTCGAATTCGGCGCGGACCTCACCTATGAGGAAGCGCGTGCCCACTACGACGCCCTGCTGTACGCCGTGGGCGCCAGCAGTGACCGCCGCCTGGGCATTCCCGGTGAGGACCTGGCGGGCAGCATGAGCGCCACCGAGTTCGTGGCGTGGTACAACGGCCACCCCGACGCCGCCGCACGCGAGATGGTGCTGCACGCGTGCGGCGTGGCCGTGGTGGGCGTGGGCAACGTGGCCCTGGACGTGAGCCGCATTCTGGCCAAAACCCCCCAGGAACTGCATGACAGCGATATCGCCGGGCACGCGCTGGACGCTCTGGCTCACAGCCACGTGCGCGACATCTGGATTCTGGGGCGCCGGGGACCTGCGCAGGCGGCCTTTACCACCAAGGAACTGCGCGAATTTGGCGAGCTGAGCGACGCCGAGCCGGTGGTGAACCCGGCCGAGATTGCGCTGACGGAGGCCGAGGAAGCCGCCATCACCGACAACACCAAGAAGAAGAATGTAGAGGTGCTGCGCGACTTTGCCGCGCGTGAAGCCGAAGGCAAGCCCCGGCGCGTGCACCTGCGTTTTCTGGTCTCGCCGGTCGAGATCCTGGATGACGGCCAGGGCCGCGTGGGTGGCCTGAAGGTGGAGCGCAACCGCCTGGACGAACAGGGCAATGCCGTGGGGACCGGCGAATACGAGGTGCTGCCCGTGCAGATGGTGCTGCGCTCGGTGGGCTACCGGGGCGTGGCCCTGCGTGGGGTGCCGTTTGACGAGCGGCGCGGCGTGATTCCCAACGCAGACGGGCGGGTGGACGGCCGCCCCGGTGAATACACCGCCGGCTGGATCAAGCGCGGGCCCAGCGGCGTGGTGGGCACCAACCGCAAGGACGCCACCGATACCGTGGCCGGGCTGCTGGCCGACGCCCAGTCGGGCGCGCTGCCCCCGGCGGCCCAGCCTGGGCGGGTGGCTGTGGAGGCGCTGCTGGCGGGCAAGGGCGTGCACGTGTACTCCTTTGAAGACTGGCAGGCGCTGGATGCCCACGAGCTGGCGCAGGGCAAGGCCCAGGGCCGCCCCCGCGCCAAGGTGGTCCACCGCGACCACATGCTGGGCATTCGCAAGGGCTGA
- a CDS encoding roadblock/LC7 domain-containing protein: MILDSLRTLPGVVAAALVGPDGLTIEGHGDGGDALAAELSALRVGMDRTCRRLGAGEVTRIAFTSERIEVVAVTIADFILGAAMTRGTDTRTAQQTLARIVLELPNLPRTEGA; the protein is encoded by the coding sequence GTGATTCTCGATTCCCTGCGCACCCTGCCCGGCGTGGTGGCCGCCGCCCTGGTGGGCCCCGACGGCCTGACCATTGAAGGCCACGGCGACGGCGGCGACGCTCTGGCTGCCGAACTCAGCGCCCTGCGCGTGGGCATGGACCGCACCTGTCGCCGCCTGGGGGCCGGCGAGGTGACCCGCATCGCCTTTACCAGCGAGCGCATTGAGGTGGTGGCGGTGACCATTGCCGACTTCATTCTGGGCGCGGCCATGACGCGCGGCACCGACACCCGCACCGCCCAGCAGACCCTGGCCCGGATTGTGCTGGAGCTGCCCAACCTGCCGCGCACGGAGGGCGC